The following coding sequences lie in one Apium graveolens cultivar Ventura chromosome 3, ASM990537v1, whole genome shotgun sequence genomic window:
- the LOC141711823 gene encoding putative calcium-binding protein CML19, with the protein MSSPRISSATSSSSSSPINDKSKLAKQSSTSAFKRLCQKLSPKQSPRNSVSSPSSIKSLPASPDHINHASTSSKPFNEELVQRVFNYFDEDEDGKITPSELRTCMTAVGGREMTLAEAEMAVQTADSDGDGMLGLEDFSKLLEGSCGTEEDELREAFGLYAAEGTSSITAKSLKRMLSRLGQSTSVDNCKVMIRKFDLNGDGVLNFDEFRVMMH; encoded by the coding sequence ATGTCGTCTCCAAGAATTTCTTCGGCTACCTCATCGTCCTCGTCTTCTCCTATTAACGACAAGAGTAAGTTAGCCAAACAATCCTCTACTTCAGCTTTTAAACGTCTATGTCAAAAATTGTCACCTAAACAATCACCGAGAAACAGCGTTTCTTCGCCATCATCAATAAAATCATTGCCTGCTAGTCCCGATCATATTAATCATGCTTCCACGTCATCAAAACCCTTCAACGAGGAGTTAGTACAACGTGTGTTTAACTACTTTGACGAGGACGAGGATGGGAAGATAACACCTTCTGAGCTACGTACATGCATGACGGCGGTGGGTGGGCGAGAGATGACTCTTGCGGAGGCCGAGATGGCGGTGCAGACAGCTGACTCTGACGGCGATGGGATGCTAGGGTTAGAAGACTTCTCGAAGCTTCTAGAAGGAAGTTGTGGAACTGAGGAGGACGAATTGAGAGAGGCGTTTGGGCTGTACGCGGCAGAAGGGACGAGTAGCATAACTGCAAAGAGTTTGAAGAGGATGCTGAGTCGACTCGGACAGTCTACCTCAGTTGACAACTGTAAGGTTATGATTCGTAAGTTTGACCTTAATGGCGATGGTGTTCTTAACTTTGACGAGTTTAGGGTTATGATGCATTGA